CAGTAGGAATGCAAGATCTATGGCTGATGGCGATAGTGGATGGGGTGGTGATTGTTTTAATGCTTTTATTTTATAGACAATTTGAAGCTTTAAGCTTTGATGTTGAATTTGCAAAAGTACGAGGAATAAATACAAGCTTTTTTCATTATCTTTTAATCGCACTTATGGCATTTTGCATAGTGATTTCCATACGCCTTGTAGGGATTATTTTAATCATGGCTTTGCTTAGTATACCTAGTTTTATAGCTGAAAATTTTACAAAAAAGCTAGGTTTGATAATGATTTTAGCAAGTGTATTGAGTATGATTTTTTGCGTTTTAGGGCTTATAATAAGCTATTATTTTAATCTCTCAAGCGGTGCTTGTATCATAGCTGTAGCTTGCTTTGGCTTTTTAATGCACTTGCTAGCAAAGTTTTTACTAAAAAGGTAAAGGTGCAAAAATCACTTGCACTTTTATATTTAATGAAAAAATATATTCTTTATCTTTAAATCACAAATATTTTATAATATAACAGAAAATAAAACCAAATCTTTAACCATGGTAAGCATAACCAAAAAGAATATATAAATTGTGTGTATAAATATTATAAGACTATAAAATCATTATCTGAGATAGATTTATAAAATACTACTTATTTTATTCCAAGAGATAAAACATCTCTTGGATAAGATTTACCCTTGTAAAAATTCTACCATTTTTGAATAAATAGCTTGAGCTCTATTATCAATATCTTCTTTTGTCCAGATATTTTTTGTGCGTTTTGACAAATCCAAAACTTCTTTTAAATTTGCATTATTAGAATTACTATATTCTATTTGCTTTTTAGCAAAAAAATTATCAATGCATTTTATATTGCTTTTTTTAGGTAGTAAAATTTTATTTCCTATATTTTCTAAATACTCAAAATGAGATTGCTCATCCCATTCATTAAAATTAGCATTTTGCCATTGCTTTGGTAAAATATGTTCAACCTCCAAAGAATCAGAATCTATAACTTGCTTAAAATCATCATAAATATAGGCATATAAAAACAAAATATACTTGGTCTTTCTTGAATCAAAGTTTCTACTTACCTCTAGAAAATTCTCGAAACTAGGAATATTTTGTTTTGCTAGAAAACTCTCATTTATTTTAAGTTTTACATTCATTTTAAATACAATTTCTTTAATTACATTAATTGATGCATTACCATTTAAAAATGCTAAAGTAACATATTGAATTAATATTGGTAAATATTTGTCAAACTCTTTACTAAATTCATCTTTATTGTCTATATTATCTTTATTTCTCCAAACCAGACAACTAACAAATGCTTTCCATGAATCGTTTTGAAATAAATTTAAAATTTTCATATACTTATTTGACAAATCACTTAAATAATTTTCAGGTTTATCCCAAAAATTTGCCAAACTCTTTATAAAATACATTGTATTATCTCTATAAAGCCAATTATCTATTGCTCCATAATATACTTTTTTATCGGATTTTGTGAAAAAATTTAATACACTATGAGTCGTAGTATCAAAATCCTTATTTTCGGCACGAATTACATGCATAAATTGCAAAAACAAGAAATCTAAATTTTTTATATTATTACTTTCATCAATTTTTGCTTCCAATTCTTTCCACTCATTAGCAAATTCATTTTTATGTGAAACTCTTTTATAGATATATCCTTTTAAAATATCAGCATTGGAAAGTGGCAATCCTCTTGAGTTTAATGTATTAAATATAGTCATAGCAGACTCTTGACTATCACAGATTACTATTAGCGTAAAAAGTGTTTTTGATAAAAACATTTTGCATAACATTTCCCATTGCAATGGTCTAGTTGTTTTAAATTCTAATAGCTTATCATAGAAAAAATTAAAATTTTTAGCATACCTTGAATTTGATTTTCGTAAATTTTCAAGATTGATTTCTTTGTTTAATAACTCGTTTAATATGATATTGTCACAATCCGTAATCACTCTACTACTTAAATGGCTTTTGCTATAATCTAGACCATGATCTAGGTCATATTCCCAAATACATTTACCGAAACCTTCTAAATAGCTTATCTTTACATTAGCTTGCTCTGACTGAAAATGTTCATAAAATGCCCTGAAAAATAATGTAAAAGTAGTAATTCTCTGTTGTCCATCTATAATTTCTAGTTCATTTTTATCGTTTTGATAAGCAACAATGGAACCCAGAAAATATTCACTTATATTTTCCCCATCACCAAAGACTTCCAAAATATCATTCCAAAGAGTCTCACATTCATCTATACCCCATCTATACGGTCTTTGATATTCAGGAATTACAAATTTAACCCCTTCATCACTTAATAATTTGCATACATATTCTTTCTTTGGTTTAAATTCCATATTAAGTCTTTCTCTAAACAAATATTTAATATTATCATTTTTTATTAAATAATAATTTAAAAATTTTTATGTTTATATTCTAAAAATTTAATATACCAACCAATGCAAGCACTAGGTGTTCCATTTAGCTTTTTTCTTTCATAGTTAATCTTATATAAAATATCATCTTTATTTTTGATTTTGTTAAGTAAAAATTTAAGTGCAGGTAAAGAATCTGTATCTAAATTATATAATTCACACTCACAAGATATAATTCCATTAGCATATAATCTTTGAAAAAATTTTTTTGTTTTGCTTCCACAATAATCATTTTTTGTTGCTTTGGTTAAATTTGAATTCTCATCTAGGAAATATCTAAAATCTTCCTTATTACTTTTTTCAAAAATATTTATTTCAAACATGATATTATCTTCAAAAACAAAAACAGTATTTTTCACAATTCTTTCCTTATTTGATTATCCTTTAATAAATTTCATTGATAAAAACAACTTATTTAATCTATATAAAATTAATCTACAATCGCAAAAAATTTACAATTTTTATAATATCTATAAAATCTTTCTCCGTTTTTATTCATAGTTTTGAGATAATTAAAAACAGGTGAAGTCCACCTATAACCTCGACTTTTAGTATGAAATTCATCTATCAATCCACCCTCTTGATAAACATACACACTCATACCGCCATTTTTTACAACTGCTTCTTTAAATTCATCCTCATCTTTTGGAAAATGGTAATACACATTACCATTTTTATCCGGATTGCTTATTTTCCAATCGTATTTATATTCTAGCATTGTATGCCTTTTGATTTTTTGTGTTTGGTTTTAATTATATAAAAGATAAGTAAAAATTTAGAAATCTAAATTTTTACCATTGTATGAAGGTTCTAGCTTTTTTAATATCGCTAAATTTTAAAGTAGTTTTTTCTTGATTTTCTAAATTTTCTAAAGTGATATTTTCATCCTCTACGCTGATGATTTTTGCTTCGATTTTTTCTTTTTCATTGGTTGTGATTTTTACAAGCTCGTTGATA
The window above is part of the Campylobacter coli genome. Proteins encoded here:
- a CDS encoding DUF262 domain-containing HNH endonuclease family protein, with amino-acid sequence MEFKPKKEYVCKLLSDEGVKFVIPEYQRPYRWGIDECETLWNDILEVFGDGENISEYFLGSIVAYQNDKNELEIIDGQQRITTFTLFFRAFYEHFQSEQANVKISYLEGFGKCIWEYDLDHGLDYSKSHLSSRVITDCDNIILNELLNKEINLENLRKSNSRYAKNFNFFYDKLLEFKTTRPLQWEMLCKMFLSKTLFTLIVICDSQESAMTIFNTLNSRGLPLSNADILKGYIYKRVSHKNEFANEWKELEAKIDESNNIKNLDFLFLQFMHVIRAENKDFDTTTHSVLNFFTKSDKKVYYGAIDNWLYRDNTMYFIKSLANFWDKPENYLSDLSNKYMKILNLFQNDSWKAFVSCLVWRNKDNIDNKDEFSKEFDKYLPILIQYVTLAFLNGNASINVIKEIVFKMNVKLKINESFLAKQNIPSFENFLEVSRNFDSRKTKYILFLYAYIYDDFKQVIDSDSLEVEHILPKQWQNANFNEWDEQSHFEYLENIGNKILLPKKSNIKCIDNFFAKKQIEYSNSNNANLKEVLDLSKRTKNIWTKEDIDNRAQAIYSKMVEFLQG
- a CDS encoding metal ABC transporter permease, coding for MFEILNFTFFQNALLAAVLVSIACGVVGTLVMINRLFSIAGGITHGAFGGIGIAFYFSLPILISTGIFTLFLAFLVAFLSKRYEHRSDSIVAVIWAFGMAFGIILIDLSPGYSTDLMAYLFGNILAVGMQDLWLMAIVDGVVIVLMLLFYRQFEALSFDVEFAKVRGINTSFFHYLLIALMAFCIVISIRLVGIILIMALLSIPSFIAENFTKKLGLIMILASVLSMIFCVLGLIISYYFNLSSGACIIAVACFGFLMHLLAKFLLKR